Genomic window (Agromyces mariniharenae):
CGACCCCGACCTGGCGCAGCGCGACCTGTACGACCTCGAGGTCGAGAACGTGGACGACCCGGCGCTGCACACGCTCTTCCGGGCGAAGCGGGACGAGATCGCCCGGCAGATCACCGCGTTGGAGGACCGCGACACGTCACGGTTCCTCTACGGGTCACTCCAGCTCTACGGAACGGTGGCCCCGCCACTGGCGGCGGCGGCGGAGGAACTGCTCGAGACCATTCCCCCGCAGGCGCCCAGCACCCAGACCGTCACGGCCGGGGCGTTCGCCGACGCGGCCCGTGCGGAGTTCGAGCACTACCGCGCCGTGTACCCCGACTTCCCGGTCCGCGTCGAGGTACGAGACGACATCTCCGAGCTGATGGTGTCGTTCGGCCGCCTGCTGATCCCGGAGTCCGCCGCCTTCCGGGCCGACCGGGTCGAGCCGTTGCTGCACCACGAGGTCGGCACCCACGTGGTCACCTACCAGAACGGTGCCCGGCAGCCACTGACGCTGCTGACCATCGGCCTGCCCGGCTACGACGAGACGCAGGAGGGCCTCGCCGTGCTCGCCGAGTACCTGACCGGCGGGTTGGATCCGCGGCGGCTGCGCGTGCTCGCGGCGCGAGTGGTCGCGGTCGGCAGGATGCTCGACGGCGCCGGCTTCCTGGACATCTTCGAGTCGCTGCGGGCCGACCACCGCATACCGGCACGGACCGCGTGGTCCATCGCCATCCGGGTCGTCGTCGGGGGCGGTTCGGTGAAGGACGCGATCTACCTGCGTGGGATCACGCGCATCCTCGACGCCCTCGCCGAGGGCAGCCGCCTCGACGTCCTGCTCGTCGGCAAGCTCGCGTTGGACCACATCCCGCTGGTGCAGGACCTGCTCGACCGCGAGGTGCTCCACGCGCCGTGGGTTCGGCCGCGCTGGCTGGACGTGCCCGGTGCACAGGACCGACTGGAGCGGCTGCGCGAGGGCGCGACGGTCACCGACCTCTACGAAGGAGACGCGGCAGCATGAGGCTCGCATTTCTGGTCAACGATGTCGACATCGAGGTGGACGAATACGGGACCACCCGACTCGCCAGGGCCGCAGCACGGGCCGGGCACGAGACCTGGTACGTCGGCGTCGGGGACGTCGAGTTCGGCAGCAGCGACGGACTGTTCGCGGCCAGGGCTCGCGCCGCGAGGTGGACGAGCGACGACACCCTCGCGAGCTTCATGGAGGGCATCAAGGCGCGCGATGCCGAGCGGATCGTCATGGACGACCTGGATGCGATCTTCCTGCGCAACGAGTCGATCGACGACCTGCAGGAGCGCCCGTGGGCCAGCCCGATGGGCGTGGTGTTCGGGCAGATGCTCGCGGGCAGGGGCGTGACCGTGGTCAACGACCCGAACACGCTCCATCGAGCGACCAGCAAGCTCTACCTGGAGGAGTTCCCCGAGACGATCCGACCACGGTCGCTGGTGACGCGGGACCCGGAGGCGATCGAGCGATTCGTCGACGAAGTCGGACACTGCGTCGTCAAGCCGCTCTACGGGCAGAAGGGCCGCAACGTCTTCATGATCGAGGGCCCGGGCGAGACCAACCTCGCGCAGATGACGGAGGCGGTCCTGCAGGACGGCTACGCCATCATCCAGGAGTTCATCGACGGTGCCGAGGACGGCGATGCCCGGATCTTCCTGCTGGAGGGTCGGCTCCTCGAGCGCGACGGCAAGGTGGCCGCCTTCCGACGCGTACCCAACGGGAAGGACCCGCGCGCCAACATCAGCACAGGCGGTCGGTCGGTGCCCCTCGAGATCGGCGAGGCCGAGCTCGGCATCGTCGAGGCGATGGGCGACAAGCTCGTCGCCGACGGCATGTTCCTCGTGGGCATCGACGTGATCGGCACCCAGGTGGTGGAGATCAACGCGGAGAGTCCCGGCGGCTTCCAGAGCGTCGAGCGGCTCTACGACTTCGACATCGCCGAGACCGTCATCGAGGCCCTGGAACGCCGCGTGAGCCCGGGGTCCTGAGCCGACGTCACCAGCGACCCGTATCCGCCCAGTCGTTCTCGAGCTCGACGCCGCTTCCGTCGAGCGTCGACTCGAACGCGAGGAACACGTCGACGAGTGCATCCCGGTCGGTGAAATACCGCGCGTAGTAGGCCTCCAGCTCGGGGGCGAACCCGCCGTCGAGCGCGACCTGGGAACCGAGGTAGGCGAACAGCTCGCTGGCGCGGTTCTCGGACCGGTCGCCCACCGACGCCGCGATCTGTCCGTGCACCACGTCGTCGGCCGGCACCCGCACGAGCTCCGCCTCGACGAGCGCGTCGACCTCATCGCGCTCTGCGGGATCCAGTCGGGCGTAGACGGCGTGCAGCAGCTCGTGCGCGGCCGTCGTCACCATCATCGGCCGCAGTCGCGCATCGTCGGGCTTGAAGATCGAGATGACGTCGTACCCGCTGTAGCACCCGACCGTCGTGCTGCCGCCGGAGTCATCGGGCTCGGACGCACGCTGGTCGCAAGCCCGCGACAACTCGTCTTCGTCGCGTAGTCGCGGCCGGGCATCGAAGAAGATCTCGCGCCCCTCCATCGTGAGGAACGCCTCATCGGCGAGCGCCGCGATCTCGGCGTCGGGCCGATCGATGATGAGCCCCCCGGGTGTGGTGAGCTCGACCATGACCAGGAGTCCGCCGAAGGTCAGCACGCTGACGAGGACGACGGTGAGTGCGTTCCGGGTCACGATGGCGAGTATGCCACGGCCGGCTGCCCAGGACGGCGGCCGCGGCCGCCGATGGACGAGCATCTCGCGGAACGCTTGCTCGAGGTGTCGCACGCGCCGGGCTCATCCTGGGCCGTTGGGATTCGCAAGATCGTAGGCGCGGGAGACCTTCTGGGGGACGACCATGCGCCAGGCGTCGACGACGAACTCACGCGCCTCGCTCGGCTCCAGCGCCGCGAGGTCGGCGTGCACCCAGTTGAAGCGCATGTCGGCCGGGGTCGGCATCTGGAACTTGTGCGGCTGGCCCCCGACGAGTGCTGCCCGCTCCTCCCGTGGAAACGCGAAGCCCATCACCGTCTCATCGAGGGAGAACGCGACGTAGACGAGCTGTCCGACGCGGAACTTCAACCTGCCGCGCACATACACCTCGTACGACCGCTCGAGCTCGGTGCCCAGACGACGTACGTCTTCGAGTCGCGCCATGTGTGAACCCTACTTCCCGGAACTCACTCGGCGACGATCTCCTGCCGGAGTGGCCATCGCACACCTCGAACCAGTCAGACCTCGTTCCAGTGCCGCAGCTTCTCCGGACGCAAGCGGATCCACACCATGCTGATGAGCCCTCGCGTGAAGTCGACCGTCATCGCAGCGATCGTCTCGCCGCCTCGGCTGAGCATGAGCCCGGCCTGAGCGTTGACCGAGCGCTCGTCGATGATGAGGCCCGGCTTGGCCGCCATGCCGTGCGTGAGCAACGCGATCGCCTCGTAGGCGCCGTGAACCACTCTGATCCTGGGCTGCTCCAGATCTCCGGCATCGACGACCACGGCGACGCCGGGATCCAACAGCGCGGCAAGTCGTTCGCCGTCACCGCATTCGGCCGCGCGGCGGAACACATGCACCGCCCTGTGGTGCAGCGGGCGGTGCAACCAGTCGAGCATGCCCATGGTCTTCCCTCCGAGCCTCGGCCCGATGTCGAGGACTCTGTACATAGGACACGACGGGCGACCATCCTGTGACATCGGATCCGGCTCGTGAAGTCCGTCGATCCCACGACACGTCTGCGGGCGAGTGCGCGCCATCGCCACTCGCACGTCCTGCGCCGAGAAGTCTCGACGACCCGCACGGGGTCAGAGAGCCTCCAGCAATCGCGCCCGGATCGGAGTTCCTCCGCTCCGGTCACAACCCGGACTGCGCTTGGACTCGTCCGGAATCGACGGCCGTGGCAAGCGCTGCGTGGTCGCGTTCGTTCTGGTCCGCGTAGGTCTCGGCGAAGTCGCCGATGGCCTGGTCGAACCTGTCCGACTTGCCGAGATAGGCCGCGATGGCGACCCGGTCCCCTGCCCGGGCGTGTGCCCGGGCGAGCGTCCACCCGCACAGCCGGGCATACGTTTCCATGCTGCTCGGTGTGAGCTGTTCGATCTCGGCCGAGACCTTCCAGTCCCGCAGTTGCCGCAGGTAGTAGTCCTGCTCGCCTTGACGGGTCGGCGTGGCGCGCAGCCAGCCGAGGAAGATGTCGCTGCTCGCCTGCATCAGCCGCTGTCCGATCACCACCCGCCGTCCTTCGTGCGCGTGGCCGGGCGGGTCGGCGGGGTCCATTGCTGCTGGGGATGCCGCGCCGAGGTCGGGCACGAAGTCAGCCAGGACCGAGCGTTGCGCCTGTTTGGCCTGCAGGAGGAGGACTTCGCCTTCGACGCCGCCCTGGAGGAGCAGCACCCAAGCGCGGGTGCCGACGCTGCCGACCCCGACGACCTTGTGCGCGACGTCGACGAGCTCGAAGTGGTCGAACAGCCGTCGGCGGTCCGCGGTCAGGGTGTCGCGATAGTCGGCGATGAGCGTGGTGAGCCGCTGGAGCACGTCATCGGTGTCGAGGCCGGTCATGTCGTCCAGCCGAGTGATCAGCGGTGGGGCGCCGACGATCCGCCGCTGACCGTCGATCACGGTGGTCAGCTTGTCGAGCGCTTGCAGGCTGTCGCGGGTGTGCGCCTTGGCCAGCGCCTTCCGGGCGTCCTTCACGGCCGCCTTGCGCTCCTTTCGTTCCCGGTCGGTCAGCGAGGCGGCGAACCGGGCTATCGCATCCTCGATCTCGAGGTGCGCGTACCAGACGGTGAGTATGGGTTGGGTCGCGAAGGTGCGGATCGCGGTCCGGTAGCTCTCGACCGCAGCCATCGTCACGGTGCGCGACTGCTTCGCGGTGAACCCGTTGTCGCGGCCGGCGACGACGAAGCTGGCCGCCAGCCGCTTGACGTCCCACTCGAACGGTCCCGGGAAGGTTTCGTCGAAGTCGTTGATGTCGAACACCAGTCTCCGCTCGGGGGACGCGTAACCGCCGAAGTTCGAAAGATGCGCATCCCCGCAGAGCTGGGTCTCGAGCCCGGAGGTCGACGTGTCGGCGAGATCCGCGGCCATGACCAGCGCCGCGCCGCGGTAGAAGGTGAACGGGGAAACCAGCATCCGGCCATGCCGGATCGGCACCAGTTCTGGCACGCGCATCTCAGCCTGCCCGAGGAGGAGTGCGATCGGGTCCACCTCATCGGACCGCCGGAATTCGGCGTGTGCCGCCAGCGGTGTCGTCGCCCGTGCTGCCTTGCCGCGGGCGGCACGATCCCGATCGGACATCCGTCCAAGCGTCGTCGCCGCGACGCCCGCGGAACTGCCAGGACGTTCGTCCCGGGTTGCCTGCTCGCCAGCCCGCGTCGTTGTGGTCGGCGTGTCAGCCATCTCAGCCCTCTCCTGTTCGCGCTCCCAGCATCACCCAGAGGAGGGCCGATGGATGGGTCTTTGGCCCCTCGTGTTCATCCGGCCGGTGGCTGGGCCGACGTCGAGAGGGTGGAGCCTCCCCACAGCACAGGTCGTGCGGGGCAGGGCCTCCCCCGCTGTAGACGTGGCTGTCATGGGCCGAGCAGGCGCAGGTCGGCATAGCCGGGTTCGGCGCTCGGCTCGGCGGTGACCATCCTGCGGCCCAGGTCTGAGAGGGTGTGCCGCACCGCCCGCCCGGCGCGCCTGGTGGTGACGAGGCCCACGCCGCGCAGTGCCGCCGCATGGGAGGAGGCCGATGCCAGGCTGATGCCGAGGTTGGTCGCCAGGCTACTCGTGGTGTGCCCCTCGGCCGGCCCCTCGGCGAGAGCAATGAGCACCTTCGCCCGGGTCGCCCCGAGCACGGTGCCCAGTCGGAGATTCGGGTCGTCAGCGACCGCAGCCGGTGCTGCCCAGTCGGCCTGGACCGGGTAGATCAGGCCCAGCTGGTCGCGCCAGTGGAACGTGAACCCCGGACGGGACCAGGCGGCGGACGGGCTGATGATCAGGCCGCGCCCTTCCAGGTGAACGTCGGCGTCGACCGGGAGATCGACATCGAGTCGCCCTTCGCGCCACTTGATGGCGGGATGCATGCTGTTCAGGACCGACTCCATCCCGAGTGTGGCTGCCTGCCAGGCCAGGCGGCCGAGCTCGGCGGTGACGATCCTGCGGAACCCGGGCCGCATCGGTGCCACTACTTCCCGGTGGAAGGCGTCCAACGCCGCGCCGAGCAGATCCATCGCGCGCCCTCTCCCTGTGGCGAGTTCGCTCGCCCAGGCAGCTCGCGGCGACGTTGCCGTCGCGGCTTCCAAGTCAGCCCGAACCTGCGCTGGAGGGGTGGCCATCACCAGGTCCAACAGCTCCTCGACCGTGCCGGTGGCCTCCGGGATGAGGAAGCCGGGCACATCACCGTGGGCACCGGCCAGTTCAAGCAGCGGCCGGGCCGCAGGGGGCAGCGGCCTCCTGGCACCCTGGAATTGCCTGCGCACCCGGCTGTGAGGTTGCTGCACGGACTGCGCGCTGCCGGCGATGTCGTCGATCACCGACGGCATCTCGAACGTCGTCCGGGCAAGGTCGTCGACCCCGAAGTGAAGACGAAGCATGTATTCATTGTCGGCCGGAGGCCGGATCATGCCAACGACGGCCGCCACGTTTCGGCTGGGCCCGAAACGATTGCGGCGCTCGGCAGCGCAGGATTTTAATGGTGCGCCGGTTCAAGGACACTCCCTCGAGCCCAGACGACAATCAGGAGACGACATGAACAGGACACTGGCGACAGCGGTGGCGGCGTCACTCCTCGTACTCGGAACCGCCGGACCGGTCGCGGCAGACACGCCCGACTCCGCCAACTGCCTGGGCGTGGTGACCCAGCAGCGAGCGATAGCCCACCACGACATCGGCGAGCACGCATCGTCCCAGGAGGAGCCACGCCTCGGACTCGGGAACGTCACGCGAGAAGTCCTGGGCGAAGACGCCCACCTCGGCGAGTTCGGCAGCTTCCTCGGCGACATCGACGGGGACCCGGCCACCAGCTGCCATTAGCTGATGGGCGCGCTGGGTTCGGTCAGCGCCTTCGGAATGCGCTTGGGTCGCTTCATGCGAGCGATGTCCTTGACCGGATTCGCCGCGATGACGCCACGACGGACCGCGAGGCCGAGCAGCATGCTGAGAATCGTGAGCGACCGCTTGGCCCGCGAACAGGACTTCGCGCGCTGCACCTTCAGTAAGCGATCGATCCGGGCCACGGTCAATCTCCGGACGGTGAGATTGTCCAACGCGGCCATTGCCCAGAGTCGGAGCGCACGCTCGCAATCAGGGGAAGTCGACGATGGTCAGGGCAAGCGGCAGCGTGTCCTCTCGTGGTCCGGGGGGCGGCTCATCGATCAGCTCACCCGAATCGGGGTCGATGGATCCCACCACCGTGAAGTCATCGATGACATAGGGCACGCTCTCGGACGAGAAGATCAGGGGTGTGCGACTCACCTGAAAATGCAGATGAGCGGCGGAAGAGTTGCCGGAGTTCCCCAGCCGGGCGATCTCTTGACCTTTGGTCACGGTGTCTCCGACCTGAACCGTCGGCGACCCGGGTGCCAGATGATAATAGACGGCGAAGAGGTCGGGGGCCAGTTCCAGTGCGATGGCGTTGCCGCCGAGGTTGGCAAGCGTGAAGCCCGGGCCGATGGGCAGCGAGCCCGGTGTGGTGTCGGAGTCGGTGCTGTGCACCGTGACCACGGTGGCGTCCGCGACCGCGAGGACAGGCGCCCCATACGCCAGATAGCTCTCGTTGTCGGACGGGTCACCATCGACCTCCACACCGGCGCTGTAACCGTTCTCGCGGGTCGACTCCACGTCGATTCGGCTCACGTCGATCGCGAATCGCTCGCCACCGTTGATCTGCCCGCCCACCGGGAGGAGGACGTTGCGATGCCCGTTGAGGGTGCAGCACCCGTTCCCGACGAGCCATCCCTGCCCGCGAAGCGGAGCGCCGATCGAAACCGGTTGCTCGGTTGAGATAGCCACCGTTCCGCCGGTCTGCGAGACCTCGTCGGGCCAGAGCTCAGCGATACCGCCCGCTCCCGACTCTGCGGGACCGAACGAGGCAGCGATCTCGTGCGTCACCGACTCAGGGACGTCCTCGCGGTTCGCATAGGCGTTGTCGAGCGCCAACAGGGCGGTCTTGCCCGAGGGAATCTGCACCGTGGCCGGTTCTCCGGCCTGCGCGGATTGCGGGGGGCTGTAGTCGGCGACGATCATCGTTCGCGCGGCGGCCTCGTCCTGCGACAAGGTCGCCACCACGCTGCCGTCCGGCGCGAGGGTCTCGACGGACGTGATGACGGCGGGCCGCGGAGCGAAGTTGAGCACCGTCAGTTCGTAGGCGACGTGGATATTCTCGTCGGATCCGAGTACGGGTATCGGCTCAGGAGCGACCGCCTCGATCACGAGCGGGCTCATCTCGTCGGTCTGCTCGCTCCAATCGACGGCGGGCGCCGAGTCGGTGGTGGGACCGACGGGTTCCGCCGAATCGACGTCTGCGGGCTCACCGGTGCATGCGCTCAGGACACTCACCGCGACCAGCGCGGTCCAACGACCCTGCCGGCCCGTTCGCCATCCCCGCGTCCCGTTCGACGCCGACATATCACAAGTCAATCCTTCGCCGCGTCATCCCGCAAGACTGCCCTATTCCCGCAGCCGAGTCTCCTTCGGCCACTCCCGACACGCGCGTTCCACGCGCCCGGGGCATCCACCGGGAGAGGAGCCGTGGTCAGTTCATGGCGGTGCGACCAGCGCGGACCGCGTCGACCACCGCGAGGATCGAGTCCGAGACGAGTACGGGATTCTCGAGCATGATGTCGTGGCCGCTGTGGGTCTCGGTGACGTGCAGCGCCCCGGGCACCAACTCGGCGACCAGGCGCTGGGACACGTCCTGCGCCTCCCTGGTCACGGTGTTGAGGTCGGCCGGGAGGCCGGGCTTCGTAGGTGCCGGGTATGGCTCGTCTGCGGTGAGCACCACGAGCGGCATCGGCTGCAGCTCGCGAGCGGCCGCCACCTGGTCGAGGGCCTCGTCGAAGGCGACCTGCTCGTAGTCGGGGTAGTCGGCGACGATCTCCGGAGACGCCGCGTTCCAAGCGAGCCATGCGGACCACGCCTCGGGCATCGCCTCCCGGAGCTCAGGCGAGAAGCTGTCCACCAGCACCATCCCCGCGACGTCGTCGGGGTACTGGTTGGCGTAGTAGCGCGCAACAAGGCCTCCGTACGAATGGGCAGCGAGAACATACGGCGGCGCCTGGCCGGATGCCTCGAGCAGCGCATGCAGGTCGGCGACCGAGTCGCGCGGAGTGACCGGCTGGGGGACGGGATCGCTGCGACTCACTCCTCCTTCGGCCTGCGCTCTCGTGGTGCCCGGACGATCGTACGAGCACACCCTCGTCTCCTCGCCGATCGTCGGCTGCACGGTCGGCCGCTCGCCGAGCGGGCTGTCCCACACGTCGCCGGCGATGCCCCCACCCGAAACAAGGATCACGGTGGGCGCGCCCTGCCCCGTGCATTCGAGGTACATCTCGCGGCCGCCGATGTCGACGGTCCCCGTGAAGTCGGCCTCGGGGCGCGGGGAGGGAGGGGCGGTTCCGGTGCCGTCGACCGTTCCAGCCGTGCATCCGCCGGTCGTCAGGGCCACGGCGGCGAGGAGACCGCCGAGTCCCAGGAGTCCTCGGTCCCGTGTCATCCGCCGTATCGGCGTGCTCCATGTTCCGGCTGAAGGCATCCCCCGCCTCACAGGGCGAACGTATTGCACGCGGCAATACGCGACAAGGGCGACGAAACGATGCGGCCACTTCCCGCGATGGACGAACCGAGACTGCTCCCTGACGACCGCCTTCGCGCTGTGGCGACGGATTCCGGTCTTCGTCGGGTCTGCTGCACGGATAGGTGAGGTGAAGTCACGCGGCCAGTACGGCTGGCGTGTTCATGACGGCCGCGAATCCAAGAAGGCGTCAAACGCCCGAACGCGCTCGATCACCGTTGTCCGCGCAGATATCCACAACGCGGTGTGGCCGGCCGTCGGCTCCCCGGCGTCGCGGGCCTCGTTAGGCCAGCAGAACGCCTGAACCTACATCGACCCAGACGCCTCTGGAGCCGTCCAGAGGAATCGATCGAGCTTTCGAAGCGAGCGGGTGACCTGAACTGACGAAACCGTCCGCTGATCAGGAATCCGTAGGGCGGACGGGACTTGAACCCGTGACCGATGGATTATGAGTCCACTGCTCTGACCGGCTGAGCTACCGCCCCTCGCGGCGCGTCACTCGGGAAGGGCGACCGGCGCGACATCGGTGACCGGATCGGTCACCGGCTTCCCACGATACAGGCTCTCGAACGTCGACAGCGTGCGCTGGATGTCGTGCGCGGCGATGAGTCGGATCGACTCCTCC
Coding sequences:
- a CDS encoding helix-turn-helix domain-containing protein, which translates into the protein MLRLHFGVDDLARTTFEMPSVIDDIAGSAQSVQQPHSRVRRQFQGARRPLPPAARPLLELAGAHGDVPGFLIPEATGTVEELLDLVMATPPAQVRADLEAATATSPRAAWASELATGRGRAMDLLGAALDAFHREVVAPMRPGFRRIVTAELGRLAWQAATLGMESVLNSMHPAIKWREGRLDVDLPVDADVHLEGRGLIISPSAAWSRPGFTFHWRDQLGLIYPVQADWAAPAAVADDPNLRLGTVLGATRAKVLIALAEGPAEGHTTSSLATNLGISLASASSHAAALRGVGLVTTRRAGRAVRHTLSDLGRRMVTAEPSAEPGYADLRLLGP
- a CDS encoding flavohemoglobin expression-modulating QEGLA motif protein, which codes for MSSPTERLAPALDIDARLTEIERRVNLLVNVTPLNAAEAWADFERSDFSTAPTLRLRQLDFDPDLAQRDLYDLEVENVDDPALHTLFRAKRDEIARQITALEDRDTSRFLYGSLQLYGTVAPPLAAAAEELLETIPPQAPSTQTVTAGAFADAARAEFEHYRAVYPDFPVRVEVRDDISELMVSFGRLLIPESAAFRADRVEPLLHHEVGTHVVTYQNGARQPLTLLTIGLPGYDETQEGLAVLAEYLTGGLDPRRLRVLAARVVAVGRMLDGAGFLDIFESLRADHRIPARTAWSIAIRVVVGGGSVKDAIYLRGITRILDALAEGSRLDVLLVGKLALDHIPLVQDLLDREVLHAPWVRPRWLDVPGAQDRLERLREGATVTDLYEGDAAA
- a CDS encoding M23 family metallopeptidase, which encodes MSASNGTRGWRTGRQGRWTALVAVSVLSACTGEPADVDSAEPVGPTTDSAPAVDWSEQTDEMSPLVIEAVAPEPIPVLGSDENIHVAYELTVLNFAPRPAVITSVETLAPDGSVVATLSQDEAAARTMIVADYSPPQSAQAGEPATVQIPSGKTALLALDNAYANREDVPESVTHEIAASFGPAESGAGGIAELWPDEVSQTGGTVAISTEQPVSIGAPLRGQGWLVGNGCCTLNGHRNVLLPVGGQINGGERFAIDVSRIDVESTRENGYSAGVEVDGDPSDNESYLAYGAPVLAVADATVVTVHSTDSDTTPGSLPIGPGFTLANLGGNAIALELAPDLFAVYYHLAPGSPTVQVGDTVTKGQEIARLGNSGNSSAAHLHFQVSRTPLIFSSESVPYVIDDFTVVGSIDPDSGELIDEPPPGPREDTLPLALTIVDFP
- a CDS encoding glutathione synthase; translated protein: MRLAFLVNDVDIEVDEYGTTRLARAAARAGHETWYVGVGDVEFGSSDGLFAARARAARWTSDDTLASFMEGIKARDAERIVMDDLDAIFLRNESIDDLQERPWASPMGVVFGQMLAGRGVTVVNDPNTLHRATSKLYLEEFPETIRPRSLVTRDPEAIERFVDEVGHCVVKPLYGQKGRNVFMIEGPGETNLAQMTEAVLQDGYAIIQEFIDGAEDGDARIFLLEGRLLERDGKVAAFRRVPNGKDPRANISTGGRSVPLEIGEAELGIVEAMGDKLVADGMFLVGIDVIGTQVVEINAESPGGFQSVERLYDFDIAETVIEALERRVSPGS
- a CDS encoding DUF2252 domain-containing protein, which codes for MADTPTTTTRAGEQATRDERPGSSAGVAATTLGRMSDRDRAARGKAARATTPLAAHAEFRRSDEVDPIALLLGQAEMRVPELVPIRHGRMLVSPFTFYRGAALVMAADLADTSTSGLETQLCGDAHLSNFGGYASPERRLVFDINDFDETFPGPFEWDVKRLAASFVVAGRDNGFTAKQSRTVTMAAVESYRTAIRTFATQPILTVWYAHLEIEDAIARFAASLTDRERKERKAAVKDARKALAKAHTRDSLQALDKLTTVIDGQRRIVGAPPLITRLDDMTGLDTDDVLQRLTTLIADYRDTLTADRRRLFDHFELVDVAHKVVGVGSVGTRAWVLLLQGGVEGEVLLLQAKQAQRSVLADFVPDLGAASPAAMDPADPPGHAHEGRRVVIGQRLMQASSDIFLGWLRATPTRQGEQDYYLRQLRDWKVSAEIEQLTPSSMETYARLCGWTLARAHARAGDRVAIAAYLGKSDRFDQAIGDFAETYADQNERDHAALATAVDSGRVQAQSGL
- a CDS encoding MmcQ/YjbR family DNA-binding protein, with amino-acid sequence MARLEDVRRLGTELERSYEVYVRGRLKFRVGQLVYVAFSLDETVMGFAFPREERAALVGGQPHKFQMPTPADMRFNWVHADLAALEPSEAREFVVDAWRMVVPQKVSRAYDLANPNGPG
- a CDS encoding alpha/beta fold hydrolase translates to MALTTGGCTAGTVDGTGTAPPSPRPEADFTGTVDIGGREMYLECTGQGAPTVILVSGGGIAGDVWDSPLGERPTVQPTIGEETRVCSYDRPGTTRAQAEGGVSRSDPVPQPVTPRDSVADLHALLEASGQAPPYVLAAHSYGGLVARYYANQYPDDVAGMVLVDSFSPELREAMPEAWSAWLAWNAASPEIVADYPDYEQVAFDEALDQVAAARELQPMPLVVLTADEPYPAPTKPGLPADLNTVTREAQDVSQRLVAELVPGALHVTETHSGHDIMLENPVLVSDSILAVVDAVRAGRTAMN